The Nitrososphaerota archaeon genome window below encodes:
- a CDS encoding 2-phospho-L-lactate guanylyltransferase: VCPSTDGGTNALLCSPPTHIKPRFGPKSFYRHICEARKRGIPYLTHCSPRVSFDVDIPLDLKRLMVGGTGVYAEMCLRKLLR, translated from the coding sequence CGTATGCCCATCCACAGACGGTGGTACGAACGCTCTACTCTGCAGCCCCCCTACTCACATTAAACCACGCTTCGGTCCTAAAAGCTTCTATAGGCATATATGTGAAGCACGTAAGCGTGGCATACCATATCTAACCCACTGCTCACCTAGGGTTTCCTTTGACGTAGACATTCCTCTAGATCTTAAGCGTCTTATGGTTGGAGGAACAGGCGTCTACGCAGAGATGTGTT